In one window of Archocentrus centrarchus isolate MPI-CPG fArcCen1 chromosome 11, fArcCen1, whole genome shotgun sequence DNA:
- the LOC115788517 gene encoding uncharacterized protein LOC115788517 has product MSLSIENTDSPAEAPTEEAGEHTDTPSRSGTRERKLTEKGQEMCDLLTKKHEKAFSKAYDSWKLVARETRTKLKTLCSLEGLDRLQQDIQVQRDAVSLHYEPILRNSKTTPEIVQKMDACGTLTKEIRDLIGKRLETINEDFNDQLEKERVRATLNKDEYGSVFGHTKTETVSSSESIERSSDHSSSAGTHNSKIEAEAELAAKLEQAKALREIQAQQMHLLKLEGEWKLREARILSELEQRKVEMQQQLEQERTKLEQLHAEKEVAIAAARVRAYDDFQGLGSHEEIDNLINSAYHQTETAARLNPDAASFQPHRASPEVTVAQESDSLAQAIANSLSMSRLPVPEPTIFSGDPLRFTDWKISFITLIERKPLPANEKMFYLKHYLAGEARKAVEGFFYRDSEDAYKGAWQVLQDRYGNPFIIQRAFRDKLARWPKIGANDPLALREFADFLQGCTEAISHIKGLAILNDCEENHKLLKKLPEWIVRKWSPIVVDALDTSGSYPDLACFTKFLNREARIACNPIASPFSMDFKHTDERSSKRAKALNTNAKSSTPEKQDTNYSKVKVPCCVCKNETHGIAKCPTFTAKSIEDKKAFILETRLCFGCLRKGHITKDCKRRHTCNICSRRHPTCLHEERKQRPLEVKTNGSTSTEERTSLDTHSVVSHTSTHRVSATSAIVPVFVSSVHEPEREVLTYALLDTQSDSTFVLEDVLDKLNVDARPVKLKLSTMTAIDTIISSKNVHGLQVRGFHSMDYIQLQQTYSRDFIPVDKSYIPTKKTALLWPHLRHLADKLPPVQDCDVGLLIGYDCPPALAPLEVVLGGKNEPFAQRSELGWTIIGTSNPHLDRQGNQSFVHRLKVRELPIPSATDVLKALESDFNERTYENKYVSQDDVHFIQFLNEHIKQKEDGQYEMPLPFKGNSPPALPNNKRLATVRLQCLKKKLKANKQYYDEYKAFMEEIINKGEAELAPTASEEKTEWYLPHHGIYHPRKPGVLCRFRKEAIAVICDIEKMFYQFSVTPESRNYLKFLWWKDGDLEKEPQEYRMAVHLFGAASSPGCANFGLKHLARQHHASYPVASTFMEKNFYVDDGLVSVSSVEEAVKLITESQELCKRGGLRLHKFNSNMETVLTCIEPSERAATTEPLELNPTPSERTLGIQWSTKGDTFSFNISLKDQPATRRGSLSVIASLYDPLGFIAPFSLSGKRVLQELCHRGIGWDDPLPKDVKPRWEEWIKGLNTLKEVSISRCYHPQNFHNIVRIELHHFSDASCVGYGACSYLRYKNDNNEVHCSLVMAKARVAPMKIMSIPRLELSAAVVSTKISVMLRSELYMKIDEEFYWTDSQVVLGYINNDARRFHTFVANRVQLIRNNSDPSQWHYVDTSENPADHASRGLSAAGIQSTNWLQGPKFLWEQELHLSPSVQTEVLVGDPEVKSIQVLVTETLNCSDILKRLSHFSSWTPLIKVVARIKRLGSRQKQHSEHVAVEEREKAAEEVVKLVQRQAFPHEWKMLQSGRDLPKSSSLFSLNPILYEGLLCVGGRLKQSSLCHKVKHPVILPNDSHMTKLIVSHYHAKTCHQGRCQTQMELRTNGFWVIGGSKLVAKLIHTCVLCRKLRRPTEKQQMAELPKERVEATAPFTYSGMDCFGPFIVKKARKEYKSYGLIFTCLCSRAVHIEMLEDLSTDSFINALRCFISIRGAVRQLHCDQGSNFVGARNEFKETLKQCDSKLLEIFLTEKQCEFVFNAPSASHAGGVWERQIRTVKNVLNATLAQCTGRIDDASLRTLFYEAMAIVNSRPLTVDGINDPQMPEPITPNHLIMMKSKVPLPPPGVFVKEDLYATKRWRRVQYLIEQFWSRWKREYLLNISTRQKWHIPQRNLKVNDIVIIKDDNLPRNQWQLGRVVEAAQGSDGLVRRVKVQVGERKSQEKQNAPIKPSVIERPVQKLVLLLES; this is encoded by the coding sequence ATGTCCCTCTCGATAGAGAACACAGACAGTCCTGCAGAAGCACCAACTGAAGAGGCAGGTGAACATACAGACACACCATCTAGATCTGGCACCCGTGAAAGAAAGTTAACAGAAAAGGGCCAAGAGATGTGTGATCTACTCACCAAAAAACATGAGAAAGCATTTAGTAAGGCCTATGACTCTTGGAAGCTGGTAGCAAGGGAGACAAGGACAAAACTAAAAACCCTCTGCTCATTAGAGGGCCTCGACAGGCTCCAACAAGATATCCAAGTGCAGCGTGATGCTGTAAGCCTGCACTATGAACCTATTTTACGTAACAGTAAAACAACACCAGAAATTGTCCAAAAAATGGATGCCTGCGGTACTCTAACAAAGGAAATCCGTGACCTCATAGGTAAACGTCTAGAGACTATTAATGAAGACTTTAATGACCAACTGGAGAAGGAAAGAGTGAGAGCAACCTTAAACAAAGATGAATATGGCTCTGTTTTTGGTCACACCAAAACTGAAACTGTAAGCTCATCAGAGTCAATAGAGAGATCAAGTGACCACTCCAGTTCAGCAGGTACCCATAATAGCAAAATAGAGGCAGAAGCAGAGCTCGCTGCAAAGCTGGAACAAGCAAAGGCCTTGAGAGAAATTCAAGCCCAGCAAATGCATCTTCTTAAGTTAGAAGGGGAATGGAAGCTTAGAGAAGCAAGAATTTTGTCAGAACTTGAACAAAGGAAGGTCGAAATGCAACAACAGTTGGAGCAGGAGAGAACAAAACTTGAGCAGTTGCATGCAGAAAAGGAAGTTGCAATAGCAGCAGCTCGGGTGAGAGCATATGATGATTTTCAAGGTTTGGGGAGCCACGAAGAGATTGATAATCTAATTAACTCTGCTTACCATCAGACAGAAACTGCAGCTCGATTGAATCCAGACGCTGCCTCGTTCCAGCCTCACAGAGCATCTCCTGAAGTAACAGTGGCCCAAGAGTCTGACAGTCTAGCTCAAGCAATAGCAAACTCATTAAGCATGAGCCGCTTGCCGGTCCCTGAACCCACAATATTCAGTGGTGACCCCTTAAGGTTTACAGACTGGAAGATTTCATTCATAACTCTTATTGAAAGAAAACCTCTCCCAGCAAATGAgaagatgttttatttaaaacattatcTAGCTGGAGAAGCACGCAAGGCTGTAGAAGGCTTCTTTTATCGAGACTCAGAGGACGCATACAAGGGAGCATGGCAAGTTTTACAAGACAGGTATGGGAACCCGTTCATCATCCAGAGGGCTTTCAGAGATAAGCTTGCAAGATGGCCAAAGATAGGTGCAAATGATCCACTAGCACTACGAGAGTTCGCTGACTTTCTTCAAGGCTGCACTGAGGCAATCTCTCACATTAAAGGACTAGCTATCCTTAATGATTGTGAGGAAAACCACAAGTTGCTCAAGAAATTGCCAGAATGGATTGTGCGAAAGTGGAGTCCAATTGTTGTAGATGCACTTGATACATCTGGAAGTTACCCAGATCTTGCATGCTTCACAAAGTTCCTGAATAGAGAGGCACGAATAGCCTGCAACCCTATTGCCTCTCCATTCTCAATGGATTTCAAGCATACAGATGAGAGGTCATCAAAGAGAGCCAAAGCTCTCAACACAAACGCTAAGAGTTCTACTCCAGAGAAACAAGACACAAATTACAGCAAAGTAAAAGTACCCTGCTGTGTTTGTAAAAATGAAACCCATGGTATCGCAAAGTGCCCCACCTTTACTGCAAAAAGTATTGAAGATAAAAAGGCATTTATTCTCGAAACGAGGCTGTGCTTTGGGTGCTTAAGAAAGGGTCATATTACCAAGGACTGCAAAAGGCGACACACATGTAACATTTGTAGCCGTCGTCATCCAACCTGCTTACACGAAGAGAGGAAGCAAAGACCCTtagaagtaaaaacaaatggcTCCACATCCACAGAAGAACGCACCAGCCTGGATACTCACAGTGTCGTGTCCCACACATCAACACATCGTGTGTCTGCTACCTCAGCTATTGTTCCTGTCTTCGTGTCCTCAGTGCATGAGCCGGAGAGAGAAGTACTCACCTATGCACTACTGGATACCCAGAGTGATTCAACGTTCGTCTTAGAAGATGTACTTGATAAACTGAATGTAGATGCCCGACCAGTAAAGCTGAAACTTAGTACTATGACAGCTATCGACACAATCATATCAAGCAAGAATGTCCATGGTCTACAGGTTCGAGGATTCCATTCCATGGACTACATCCAACTGCAGCAGACCTACAGCCGCGACTTTATCCCGGTGGACAAGTCGTACATCccaacaaagaaaacagcactACTGTGGCCTCACCTCAGGCACCTGGCAGACAAATTGCCACCCGTCCAGGACTGTGATGTAGGGCTTTTAATCGGATATGACTGTCCACCAGCATTAGCGCCCCTTGAAGTTGTGTTAGGTGGCAAAAATGAACCATTTGCACAGCGATCAGAACTAGGATGGACCATAATAGGCACATCAAATCCTCACCTAGACCGACAAGGAAATCAAAGCTTTGTGCATCGTCTCAAGGTAAGGGAGCTGCCAATCCCATCTGCAACGGATGTTCTGAAAGCCTTGGAATCAGACTTCAATGAGAGAACTTATGAAAATAAGTATGTGTCCCAGGATGACGTTCATTTCATACAGTTCCTCAATGAACACATCAAGCAGAAGGAGGATGGGCAATATGAGATGCCCCTCCCTTTCAAGGGGAACAGTCCACCCGCTCTACCAAACAACAAGAGGTTAGCCACAGTTCGCCTTCAGTGTCTTAAGAAGAAGCTAAAGGCCAACAAACAATATTACGATGAATACAAAGCATTCATGGAGGAAATAATCAACAAGGGTGAGGCAGAGCTTGCCCCTACAGCATCTGAGGAGAAGACAGAGTGGTACCTTCCACATCACGGAATATATCATCCCAGAAAACCAGGAGTGCTATGCCGCTTCAGGAAGGAGGCTATAGCAGTTATCTGTGacattgaaaaaatgttttatcagtTCTCTGTCACTCCTGAATCCAGGAACTATCTGAAATTCCTCTGGTGGAAGGATGGAGATTTGGAGAAGGAGCCACAGGAGTACAGGATGGCAGTTCATCTTTTCGGGGCTGCCTCATCTCCAGGATGTGCCAATTTTGGCTTAAAACATCTGGCACGACAACACCATGCTAGCTATCCAGTGGCATCAACATTTATGGAGAAGAACTTCTATGTTGATGACGGGTTAGTCAGCGTTTCATCAGTTGAGGAAGCTGTGAAACTGATCACTGAGTCCCAAGAGCTGTGCAAAAGAGGAGGCCTACGCCTCCACAAGTTCAACTCGAACATGGAAACAGTACTCACCTGCATTGAACCCTCAGAAAGAGCAGCAACCACTGAACCTCTAGAGCTGAACCCCACCCCATCAGAGCGTACACTCGGCATTCAGTGGTCGACAAAGGGTGACACATTCAGCTTTAACATCAGCCTGAAAGATCAGCCAGCAACCCGTCGTGGTTCACTGTCAGTCATTGCCTCTCTTTATGATCCACTTGGATTCATCGCTCCATTTAGCCTAAGTGGAAAGCGTGTCCTTCAAGAGCTGTGTCACAGAGGCATCGGATGGGATGATCCCCTCCCAAAAGATGTGAAGCCACGGTGGGAGGAGTGGATAAAGGGTCTTAACACATTGAAAGAGGTCTCAATTTCGAGATGTTATCACCCACAGAACTTCCATAACATTGTTAGGATagagctgcatcatttttcagatgCCAGCTGTGTGGGATATGGTGCATGCTCTTACCTCAGGTACAAAAATGACAACAATGAGGTTCATTGCAGTCTTGTAATGGCAAAGGCacgggttgcacccatgaagaTCATGAGTATCCCAAGACTGGAACTCTCAGCAGCAGTTGTTTCTACAAAAATCAGTGTGATGCTGAGAAGCGAACTTTATATGAAGATCGACGAAGAGTTTTACTGGACAGATTCGCAAGTTGTATTAGGCTATATCAACAACGATGCTCGCAGGTTCCACACATTTGTTGCAAATCGAGTACAACTGATTCGAAATAACAGTGACCCCAGTCAGTGGCATTATGTGGACACCTCAGAAAACCCAGCTGACCACGCATCCCGAGGTCTTAGTGCAGCGGGCATTCAATCAACAAATTGGCTTCAAGGACCCAAATTTCTCTGGGAGCAAGAATTGCATCTCTCACCCAGCGTTCAAACAGAAGTACTGGTTGGTGATCCTGAAGTTAAGTCAATCCAGGTGCTAGTAACTGAAACACTTAATTGCAGTGACATCCTCAAACGTCTGAGTCACTTTTCATCTTGGACACCACTTATCAAAGTGGTTGCAAGAATTAAGAGGTTGGGTTCTAGACAGAAACAGCATAGTGAACATGTGGCTGTTGAAGAGCGTGAGAAGGCTGCGGAGGAAGTGGTGAAGCTTGTTCAGCGGCAAGCCTTCCCCCATGAATGGAAAATGCTTCAGAGTGGCAGGGACCTCCCAAAATCAAGTTCTCTTTTCAGTCTCAACCCTATTTTGTATGAAGGGCTTCTCTGTGTTGGTGGGAGATTGAAACAGTCATCTCTCTGTCACAAGGTGAAACATCCAGTCATCCTTCCTAATGACAGCCACATGACTAAGTTGATCGTATCCCACTACCATGCTAAGACATGTCATCAGGGTcgatgtcaaacccaaatggaGCTTAGGACCAATGGATTCTGGGTCATTGGAGGGAGCAAGCTGGTTGCTAAGTTGATACACACCTGTGTGCTATGCAGAAAACTTAGACGACCGACGGAGAAACAGCAAATGGCAGAACTCCCTAAAGAACGTGTGGAAGCTACTGCACCCTTCACGTATAGTGGCATGGACTGTTTTGGTCCATTTATTGTAAAGAAAGCTCGCAAAGAATACAAAAGTTATGGCCTGATTTTCACATGTCTATGTTCCAGAGCTGTCCACATTGAAATGCTTGAAGATTTGTCAACAGACTCATTTATCAATGCCCTGCGATGCTTTATAAGCATCAGAGGAGCTGTTCGACAACTGCATTGTGACCAGGGGTCTAATTTCGTTGGAGCGCGAAATGAGTTTAAGGAAACGCTTAAACAATGTGACTCCAAGCTACTAGAAATCTTCTTGACTGAGAAACaatgtgaatttgttttcaACGCCCCCTCCGCTAGTCATGCAGGTGGTGTTTGGGAACGTCAGATCAGAACTGTGAAAAACGTGCTGAATGCCACCCTTGCGCAATGCACAGGCCGAATTGATGATGCTTCCCTAAGAACACTGTTTTATGAAGCCATGGCTATCGTTAATAGCCGCCCATTGACAGTGGATGGAATCAATGATCCTCAGATGCCAGAGCCTATAACACCTAATCATCTCATTATGATGAAATCTAAAGTTCCTCTTCCTCCGCCAGGAGTATTTGTGAAGGAGGATCTGTATGCAACCAAGAGGTGGAGACGAGTTCAGTATCTGATAGAACAGTTCTGGAGTCGTTGGAAAAGAGAGTATCTGCTCAATATATCCACAAGACAGAAATGGCATATACCCCAACGCAACCTCAAAGTGAATGATATCGTTATTATCAAAGATGACAACCTCCCGAGAAACCAGTGGCAACTAGGTCGAGTGGTGGAGGCTGCTCAAGGCAGTGACGGCCTAGTTCGTCGAGTCAAAGTGCAAGTTGGGGAACGAAAAtctcaagaaaaacaaaatgccccCATTAAACCTTCAGTTATTGAGCGACCAGTTCAAAAATTGGTACTTCTCTTAGAGAGCTGA